The stretch of DNA GAGAAGTCGTGCTGTCTCGTCGGGGTGTGGTCGCGTCGCTCGTCGGTCTGTGGTCGCGACCGTGCGCGCTCGTACCCTCGGGACGCCGCGCCGGTGGAACCTGCGGGCGCGTGTCGATCCGCGGCGCGTGCAACGGCAGGCTTGCTGTCCGGGTCCACCCCGCGCCCGGCCTGATGCGGCAGCACGAAGATCGCGATATCAACACAGCACGCGAAAGTCATGATGGCGTCGCAGTCGCCGCAAACGTACTTACGCAGCGGCTCCCACGGGTTCAACAACCTGACCGTCGAGTGCGCGCAGCCCGTCATGCCGGACATCCTCGCGCTGCGCTCCCGATGGTGCCCTCGGGTTTCGCGCTCAGCCCGCGACCTCAGAGTTCGCAGCCTCGCCGAGGTTAGCGACGGTCACTCGTGTGCGCCGCCGAGACGCGAGCCGCTGACGTTCCTCCGCAGGTAGTTCAGCGGCCGGATCGGGCTCGGACAGGACGAGCTCGGCGTTGCTCGCGAACGCACCGAGGTCATCAGCGCTGACCGTGTCTTGCAGCGTGTCCCACGCGTCCACGACGTCGACGAACTCCCACAGATGATTTCGCGCCGCGATGGGCGCGTCGTCGCCGGCGCGCAACGGGGCCAAGTCGCGGACCACGTCCCGCCACGGCCTACCGGCGAGGGGCGGCGACCACCTCCTTGTCGCCGTCGCTGTCGTCGCGCCAAGCGCCGGCCAGCAGCAGCGGCGCCAGCGTCGCCGCGGCTGGCCCGGAGGCCCACGCGGGCGCACCCAGGCTGCCGCGGCCGATCCGGCGCCGCAGTGACGTGAGGCTGCGCCGGGCGCCGCGAGCCAGTTCGTCCGCCTCGGCGAACGGCACGCCTTGGGCCTCCCAGGCCCGTCGGGCATCGAGCCGGTCTAGCGGGGGCAGTTCGGTGTCGCCGGCGCGAGCCCGACGTGCCAGGACGACGTGATGGCCGGCGCGTAGCGCGGCGGGGACGTTTGCGTCGGGGAACGCCGGGACCAGGATCATCGGCTGGTCGTAGATGACGCAGCGCCGCCAGCCCGCCTCGTCGTGCACCACCAGGGTGCGTTCGGCCAGGGCCTCCCGGCTGGCGTCGACCGGCACGGCGGTCGCGGTGACCAGCTCCTCAGCCGACGGTGTCGCATCATCTGCCGGCGGCGCGGCGAGCTCGGGTGGACGTGGATCGAGGGTGGGCGCAAGCAGGGTCGCCGCGAGGAACGCGATCCCTTCCTCGCGGCTGGGCGCCGGAATGTCGTACTCGCGCGCAGGATCGACCAGGGCGGCCGCCAGAGAATAGGCTTGCGGCAGACGGCCAGCTAGGAGCAGATCGACGGCAGTGCAGGCTCGGTCTCGTCGCGCCAGTCCTCGATCCACCGAGCGAGCGGCGTGACCCCGTAGGGCTGCCGCCCGAGCACCTCGGAGAACCGCGCGCGGACGCCGGGGAGCGTCTCCAGCCAGATCGCGAGTGCATCGGCGTCCAGCGCGACAACCCCGAGCCAGCCGTCGCCGCCGTCGGCCCTATCCTTCGCCCACGCGGTCGCGTCCACCCACAGACGGGACGTCACGAAGACGAACGTCGTGCGTTCCCGTTCCTCGCGCGGAAGTTGCTCCGTCCGCTTCTTGTAGTCCTCAGCGGCCTTGCCGGCCGGGTCCGCGCCGGTACCCGCCTCCCACACCGACCGGCCCGCAGGCACGAATGGCGGCGCTCCCCCGATGACCTCCACGACACCGTCGAAGCCCGGTGCACCGACACCCTCCGCGGACGGGAAGCGAATGCTAGACGGTACGACGGTGGCCATGATGGCGGCCCGGAGCGAGGGCAGATGACCCTGGGCATGCCGGTACCCCGACCAGGTGTCGAGGTCCTTCGCGGTGATGAGTTCATCCATGTCGCATCGCTCCCTGCCGCGTCCATTGTCTTCCAGAGCGGTTACGCCTCTGTGCTCCGGTCGCATCCCGAGGGCGTTCCCGCAACCGGGCGGTCGGCGCCGAAGGCGCTATTCGCTGTGTGGCCTTTCCACGAACGTCGCCGGCGACGCGGCAATCTGTTACGAAAATGGCGCTACGACAGCTGCGTAAACCCCCCGGCGCGATGTTGTAGACCACACCCTCTACGGCGATCACCGCGACACACCCCGAGCGCCAGCGTCATCGCCGCCGGCCGAACGCCGAGCTCCCACCCGTCGCAGCCGACGATCCACAACGGTGCCGAGCCGCGTGCGAAGCCCGTAGAGGAGGTCACCGACCGCCCGGGCAAGCCGCAGGGCCCACGCCCGTTCGGCCGCCTGACGAGTGGCACGCCGCAATTCCGCGGCGGCGTGGCGTCCCGTGACGCTCAGCGCGTGGTCGCCGTCGGCCGTCATCGCCTCGACCGGGCACGTGGGCCGGGTCGCGACGTCAATGTGCTCCAAGGTGTGCGTGCTCAACAGGTACTGCAACGGCCCGGGTTCGCCAAGCCCGCCAGGTGCGACGGTCAGGCTGACGTACTGCGCCAGCAGTGTCGCCGCCGCGCTAATGGACAACGCCGCGACGTTCTCACCGCGGTCACCGCCTGCTCCGAGGCCAGCGATGTACGTCGGGTCCTCGAGGTCGCCGGCGCGGTCGGCCGTGACCGCAGCCAGGTCGAGTTGGCCGTTGCACGCGAGGCAGGGTCGCCCGGGACGCACGACGTGTGAGCGCCAAGTCGCCCCGCGCATGCCGTCTCCGTCGGGGAACGCGTCCACGCCGATGCCACCATCGATGACTGGGATGAGGTGGGCATAAGCCACTGCGTTAAGGACTGCGCGAGCCCACGGCCGGTCGACGCAGCTGAAGATCAAGTCGTAGTCGAGTGCCTGCGCGAGCCCGGCAGGCTCGCAGACGCTCAGCTCAGAGGTCTCGAGCTGCAGGCCCGAGGCGGTCGCGTTGAGGACGACGAGGCGGCCGACGACCGCGACCTTCGATCGGCGCAGCCAGGCGTCGAGCGCTGTTGCGCCGATCATCCGGTCGAGGTTGCGCTCCTCGACGGTGTCGAAGTCCATCAAGCCGATGCGCGTGACACCGGTCGCCGCGA from Mycobacteriales bacterium encodes:
- a CDS encoding ThiF family adenylyltransferase, translating into MTAETHAALARHLLRNDGQEDICLATYRPSTGATRRTALVRHLVLPEPGERAVHGNASITGNYILRAAGIAQEDGCGLILAHSHPGGRGWQAMSSPDRDAETAFANLAREITGLPLVGMTLAGDHSWAARHWDRGTGRDVQETDVENVRVLGDRLTVTWNDALVPPPPSRRSQVRAVASWGERMHRDLTRRATLVVGAGSVGLDIAVRLAATGVTRIGLMDFDTVEERNLDRMIGATALDAWLRRSKVAVVGRLVVLNATASGLQLETSELSVCEPAGLAQALDYDLIFSCVDRPWARAVLNAVAYAHLIPVIDGGIGVDAFPDGDGMRGATWRSHVVRPGRPCLACNGQLDLAAVTADRAGDLEDPTYIAGLGAGGDRGENVAALSISAAATLLAQYVSLTVAPGGLGEPGPLQYLLSTHTLEHIDVATRPTCPVEAMTADGDHALSVTGRHAAAELRRATRQAAERAWALRLARAVGDLLYGLRTRLGTVVDRRLRRVGARRSAGGDDAGARGVSR